A region of Kribbella sp. NBC_01245 DNA encodes the following proteins:
- a CDS encoding extracellular solute-binding protein yields MTEPTVGGSTSRRTFLAFLGAGAALTAGGGVLAGCSSGNKGGSGTGRAESVDKLAGLLPAYMAYASVKPDLPAANGGSPGFTKYPASLVRGVPEKAVASGKEVTAMTPLWAPLPPGLGNNSFYDANNERIGAPVKFNIVNGMDYGTKLQTLLAAGNVPDLVCIPGWEISKLTRFDQAQDKLFEDLTPYLAGDKVAKYPMLANLPTNAWAFSVWNQQLKAIPFPGVGLPWVLYYRKDLLDKAGVTPPKNVDDFLTLGKELTNAKKNAWAYGGVTDELVRAYGAPSRWRKESDGKLVHKFETPEFEEAVAFTAKLFKAGYVHPAVVGNKDADQKPLFEGGQILIRQDGTGTWSETLQRQLHINPSFDMQAVMPFAHDGGTPMVPAGDPAGIFTFIKKGLGADRIAELLGVLNYTAAPFGTEENHLYTYGVEGKHYTKEASGAPQRTALGNKEAATTYIFLGGRPSAITESQYPGYVEAMHAFETESLKHREKNLFEGIRVEEPSKMAALYQPFDDKLQDIYRGRRPVSDLKAAVKEWQTNGGNAGRDFYAKVLSDNGR; encoded by the coding sequence GTGACTGAACCCACCGTCGGCGGCTCGACCAGCCGCCGCACCTTCCTCGCTTTCCTTGGTGCCGGCGCCGCGCTCACCGCGGGCGGTGGCGTGCTCGCTGGTTGCTCGTCCGGCAACAAGGGCGGTTCCGGCACCGGCCGGGCCGAGTCCGTCGACAAGCTCGCCGGTCTGCTGCCGGCGTACATGGCCTACGCGTCGGTGAAGCCCGACCTGCCGGCCGCGAACGGCGGTTCGCCCGGATTCACGAAGTACCCCGCGTCGCTGGTGCGCGGCGTGCCGGAGAAGGCCGTTGCCAGCGGCAAGGAGGTGACGGCGATGACTCCGCTGTGGGCACCGCTGCCGCCCGGCCTGGGCAACAACTCGTTCTACGACGCGAACAACGAGCGTATCGGTGCGCCGGTCAAGTTCAACATCGTGAACGGCATGGACTACGGCACCAAGCTGCAAACGCTCCTGGCCGCCGGCAACGTCCCGGATCTGGTCTGTATCCCCGGTTGGGAGATCTCCAAGCTGACCCGGTTCGATCAGGCCCAGGACAAGCTGTTCGAGGACCTCACGCCGTACTTGGCCGGTGACAAGGTCGCGAAGTACCCGATGCTGGCAAACCTGCCGACGAACGCCTGGGCGTTCAGCGTCTGGAACCAGCAGCTGAAGGCGATCCCGTTCCCCGGGGTCGGCCTGCCGTGGGTCCTGTACTACCGCAAGGACCTGCTCGACAAGGCCGGCGTGACGCCGCCGAAGAACGTGGACGACTTCCTCACCCTGGGCAAGGAGCTGACCAACGCGAAGAAGAACGCGTGGGCCTACGGCGGCGTGACCGACGAGCTGGTCCGGGCCTACGGCGCGCCCAGCAGGTGGCGTAAGGAATCGGACGGCAAGCTGGTGCACAAGTTCGAGACGCCGGAGTTCGAGGAGGCCGTTGCCTTCACCGCGAAGCTCTTCAAGGCCGGTTACGTACATCCGGCCGTGGTGGGCAACAAGGACGCCGACCAGAAGCCGTTGTTCGAGGGTGGGCAGATCCTGATCCGCCAGGACGGGACAGGCACCTGGTCCGAGACGCTGCAGCGGCAGTTGCATATCAATCCGTCCTTCGACATGCAGGCGGTGATGCCGTTCGCTCACGACGGCGGCACCCCGATGGTGCCGGCCGGCGATCCGGCGGGCATCTTCACCTTCATCAAGAAGGGGCTCGGTGCGGACCGGATCGCCGAGCTGCTGGGCGTGCTCAACTACACTGCCGCGCCGTTCGGCACCGAGGAGAACCACCTCTACACCTACGGGGTCGAGGGCAAGCACTACACCAAGGAGGCCTCGGGCGCCCCGCAGCGCACCGCCCTGGGAAACAAGGAGGCGGCGACCACCTACATCTTCCTCGGCGGCCGCCCGTCGGCCATCACGGAGAGCCAATACCCCGGCTACGTCGAAGCCATGCACGCCTTCGAGACCGAGTCCCTCAAGCACCGGGAGAAGAACCTGTTCGAGGGCATTCGGGTCGAGGAGCCCTCGAAGATGGCGGCGCTGTACCAGCCGTTCGACGACAAGCTGCAGGACATCTACCGCGGCCGCCGTCCGGTGAGCGATCTGAAGGCGGCCGTCAAGGAGTGGCAGACCAACGGCGGCAACGCGGGCCGCGACTTCTACGCCAAGGTGCTCAGTGACAACGGTCGATGA
- a CDS encoding ABC transporter permease → MTTVDERRQTVEVKSAQAPEHRRKLQRPPWRHRLRQDWPLLLMVAPVIILLGLFHYLPTLGNVIAFQDYSPYAGVRGSEFIGFGNFQRMFGEPAFWKAFNNTLIITAFQLVFYFPVPIMMALLLNSVLSTKVRTMIQGIAYLPHFFSWVLVVSLFQQMIGGAGLLSQALRNNGLEAVDLMTRPDTFIVLVTAESIWKDAGWGMIVFLAALSTINPALYEAAAADGANRWRRLWHITLPGLRPVIVLLLILRLGDALTVGFEQFILQRSAVGGDAAEVLDTYVYFQGLLLGDFGYGAAAGLFKGVVGLVLVLAANKFAHLVGEQGVYSRS, encoded by the coding sequence GTGACAACGGTCGATGAGCGTCGGCAGACGGTAGAGGTCAAGTCCGCCCAAGCCCCGGAGCATCGGCGCAAGCTGCAACGGCCCCCGTGGCGGCACCGGCTTCGACAGGACTGGCCGCTGCTGCTGATGGTGGCGCCGGTCATCATCCTGCTCGGCCTGTTCCACTACCTGCCGACGCTGGGCAACGTGATCGCCTTCCAGGACTACTCGCCGTACGCCGGAGTCCGCGGCAGCGAGTTCATCGGGTTCGGCAACTTCCAGCGGATGTTCGGCGAACCGGCCTTCTGGAAGGCGTTCAACAATACGTTGATCATCACGGCTTTTCAGTTGGTGTTCTACTTCCCGGTGCCGATCATGATGGCGCTACTGCTCAACAGCGTGCTGTCCACCAAGGTGCGGACCATGATCCAGGGCATCGCGTACCTGCCGCACTTCTTCTCTTGGGTGCTCGTGGTGTCGCTGTTCCAGCAGATGATCGGTGGCGCCGGTCTGCTGTCCCAGGCGTTGCGCAACAACGGTCTCGAGGCGGTCGACCTGATGACCAGGCCGGACACGTTCATCGTGCTGGTCACCGCGGAGTCGATCTGGAAGGACGCCGGCTGGGGCATGATCGTCTTCCTGGCAGCGCTCAGCACCATCAACCCGGCGCTGTACGAGGCGGCGGCCGCGGACGGCGCGAATCGCTGGCGGAGGCTCTGGCACATCACGCTGCCGGGGCTCCGGCCGGTCATCGTCCTGCTGCTGATCCTGCGGCTCGGCGACGCGCTGACCGTCGGGTTCGAACAGTTCATCCTGCAGCGCAGCGCGGTCGGCGGGGATGCCGCTGAGGTGCTCGACACCTACGTCTACTTCCAGGGACTGCTCCTGGGCGACTTCGGGTACGGCGCGGCCGCAGGTCTCTTCAAGGGAGTAGTGGGCCTGGTGCTCGTACTGGCGGCGAACAAGTTCGCTCATCTAGTCGGAGAGCAGGGGGTGTATTCCCGCTCATGA
- a CDS encoding carbohydrate ABC transporter permease has product MSTLTVAQEARRRARLDSGRPIWEEEPTLVGRLGKPLVLALIVLLVVFPMYVVVVTSLSSTEAVTRAGGLVVVPRELTIAAYVQLLSGGVVTRALIISTAITAIGTAFSLTITVLAAYGLSRPGSLWHRPLLFVVLLTFLFGPGIIPSYLMVNSLGLIDNYASLILPGAISAFNLIVMRAFFMGIPGELIDSGRIDGASEFGVLTRIVLPLSKAVVAVVGLFYAVGYWNAFFNAMLYLNDNTKWPLQMVLRTYIVQAQVLPSGAGGVTAMPGMDLAPAPSLAIKMAIVVIAIVPVLLVYPFIQRHFTKGVIIGAVKG; this is encoded by the coding sequence ATGAGTACGTTAACCGTTGCACAAGAGGCGAGACGGCGTGCCCGTCTCGACAGTGGCCGTCCGATTTGGGAGGAAGAGCCGACGCTCGTCGGGCGACTCGGGAAACCGCTCGTTCTGGCGTTGATCGTGCTGCTGGTCGTCTTCCCGATGTACGTCGTGGTGGTGACCAGCCTGTCCAGTACCGAGGCGGTGACGCGGGCCGGCGGCCTGGTCGTCGTACCGCGTGAACTGACGATCGCGGCGTACGTGCAGTTGCTGTCAGGTGGTGTCGTCACCAGAGCCCTGATCATCAGTACGGCGATCACGGCGATCGGTACGGCGTTCAGCCTGACGATCACCGTGCTCGCGGCGTACGGGTTGTCGCGGCCCGGGTCGTTGTGGCATCGCCCGCTGCTGTTCGTCGTACTGCTGACGTTCTTGTTCGGGCCTGGCATCATCCCGAGCTACCTGATGGTCAACTCGCTCGGGTTGATCGACAATTACGCCTCGCTGATCCTGCCCGGCGCGATCTCGGCGTTCAACCTGATCGTGATGCGGGCCTTCTTCATGGGCATACCCGGTGAGCTGATCGACAGCGGCCGGATCGACGGCGCGAGCGAGTTCGGCGTGCTGACCCGGATCGTGCTGCCGCTGTCGAAGGCGGTGGTCGCCGTGGTCGGTCTGTTCTACGCGGTCGGCTACTGGAACGCCTTCTTCAACGCGATGCTCTACCTGAACGACAACACCAAGTGGCCGTTGCAGATGGTGTTGCGGACCTACATCGTGCAGGCGCAGGTCCTGCCTTCGGGCGCGGGCGGCGTGACCGCCATGCCTGGTATGGACCTGGCGCCGGCGCCGAGCCTCGCGATCAAGATGGCGATTGTTGTGATCGCGATCGTTCCGGTGCTGCTCGTCTATCCGTTCATCCAGCGGCACTTCACCAAGGGCGTCATCATCGGCGCCGTCAAGGGCTGA
- a CDS encoding carbohydrate-binding protein codes for MSLHRRQFIALGAGAAGLAAASSTAIPAAAAVSGQGYQWRNVEIVGGGFVTGIIHHPGQRGLVYARTDIGGAYRMDNRTKRWQPLLDWVGWDEWNWTGVESLALDPNDPRRLYLAVGTYTNDWSPINAAILRSDDQGRTFRRTDLPFKLGGNEPGRSMGERLVVDPRDGRILYLGTRNHGLWRSTDRGATWARVESFPSVGQAGLGLGFVFFDARGARHGRPTPTIYVGATDTASPLYRSTDGGVTWASVPGQPTGLLPHHGELAPDGHIYVTYGDLPGPYEMYNGAVHKVDTATGVWTDITPLRPNTGGEAGFGYGGLAVDPRRPGTVMVSTMSRWGPVDDIFRSIDGGRTWHSIAERQVLDTSGSPYLDFHGTAKLGWMIGDISIDPFDSNKVMYVTGATIFGTDDVTGAEAGRATHWSVRAQGLEETAVLDLISPPWGPPLISALGDIGVYRHERLDVVPPDGQAANPVSGSSPSLDYAALAEGFVVRVAYGGSKERGAYSTDAGVSWQPFAGEPAGSSQPGRIVLSADARTIVWVPGDVAPHYSRDRGTTWVPVEGLPNGVVVAGDRVDGSKFYAFDPATGTAYVSVNGGVAFLPSATGLPTGAGKLETVLERAGRCWLAAGPGGLWRSVDGGTTYQRLASVGEAHTIGFGKAGVGRAEMAAYISGVVGGVRGIFRSDDDGVSWVRVNDDQHQYAWTGSAITGDPRRYGRVYISTNGRGIPYGEPCSNGW; via the coding sequence ATGTCTCTTCATCGTAGGCAGTTCATCGCACTTGGCGCCGGTGCTGCCGGGCTCGCGGCCGCCTCCTCGACCGCGATCCCGGCCGCCGCCGCGGTCTCTGGGCAGGGTTATCAGTGGCGCAACGTCGAGATCGTCGGCGGTGGGTTTGTCACCGGCATCATCCATCACCCCGGACAGCGCGGTCTGGTCTATGCGCGGACCGATATTGGTGGCGCGTACCGCATGGACAACCGGACCAAGCGCTGGCAGCCGTTGCTGGACTGGGTCGGCTGGGACGAGTGGAACTGGACCGGTGTCGAGAGTCTCGCCCTCGATCCCAATGACCCTCGCCGGCTCTACCTGGCCGTTGGTACGTATACGAACGACTGGTCGCCGATCAACGCGGCGATCCTGCGGTCGGACGACCAGGGCCGGACCTTCCGTCGTACCGACTTGCCGTTCAAGCTCGGTGGTAACGAGCCGGGTCGGTCGATGGGGGAGCGGTTGGTTGTCGACCCGCGGGACGGCCGGATCCTCTACCTCGGTACCCGGAATCACGGGTTGTGGCGAAGCACTGATCGTGGTGCCACGTGGGCTCGGGTCGAGAGCTTTCCCTCGGTCGGCCAGGCTGGTTTGGGTCTTGGCTTTGTCTTCTTCGACGCTCGTGGCGCGCGGCACGGGCGGCCGACGCCGACGATCTACGTGGGGGCGACCGATACGGCGAGCCCGCTCTACCGCAGTACGGATGGCGGGGTGACCTGGGCATCCGTGCCAGGGCAGCCGACCGGACTGCTGCCGCATCACGGTGAACTCGCGCCGGATGGGCATATTTACGTGACGTACGGCGATCTGCCCGGGCCTTACGAGATGTACAACGGCGCCGTGCACAAGGTCGATACGGCGACCGGGGTGTGGACCGACATCACGCCGTTGCGGCCCAACACGGGTGGTGAGGCCGGGTTCGGCTATGGCGGGCTGGCGGTGGATCCGCGTCGGCCGGGCACGGTGATGGTCTCGACGATGAGCCGTTGGGGGCCGGTCGACGACATCTTCCGCTCGATCGACGGTGGCAGGACTTGGCACTCGATCGCCGAGCGGCAAGTGCTCGACACCTCCGGCTCGCCGTACCTGGATTTCCACGGCACCGCGAAGCTCGGCTGGATGATCGGGGATATTTCGATCGATCCGTTCGACTCGAACAAGGTCATGTACGTGACGGGCGCGACGATCTTCGGTACGGACGATGTGACCGGGGCCGAGGCGGGTCGCGCGACGCATTGGTCCGTTCGCGCGCAGGGGCTGGAGGAGACGGCCGTACTCGATCTCATCAGTCCGCCTTGGGGTCCGCCGTTGATCAGCGCATTGGGGGATATCGGGGTGTACCGGCATGAGCGGTTGGACGTCGTACCGCCGGATGGGCAGGCCGCGAACCCGGTGTCGGGATCGTCGCCGAGCCTCGACTACGCGGCGTTGGCTGAGGGGTTTGTCGTGCGCGTTGCCTATGGCGGGTCGAAGGAGCGTGGCGCGTACTCGACCGATGCGGGGGTGAGTTGGCAGCCGTTTGCCGGTGAGCCTGCCGGGTCGAGCCAGCCTGGTCGGATCGTGCTCAGCGCGGATGCTCGGACGATTGTGTGGGTGCCGGGCGATGTCGCGCCGCACTACTCGCGGGATCGCGGTACGACGTGGGTGCCGGTTGAGGGTCTGCCCAATGGCGTGGTCGTCGCGGGGGATCGGGTTGATGGGAGCAAGTTCTACGCCTTTGACCCTGCGACTGGGACTGCGTATGTGAGTGTCAATGGTGGTGTGGCTTTCTTGCCTTCGGCAACAGGTCTGCCTACTGGTGCTGGCAAGCTGGAGACCGTGCTCGAACGGGCCGGGCGTTGCTGGTTGGCGGCTGGGCCGGGAGGGCTTTGGCGATCGGTTGACGGCGGTACGACGTACCAGCGCTTGGCGTCTGTTGGTGAGGCGCACACGATCGGCTTTGGTAAGGCCGGGGTGGGGCGCGCGGAGATGGCGGCGTACATCTCGGGTGTGGTCGGCGGGGTGCGCGGCATCTTCCGGTCCGACGACGATGGCGTCAGTTGGGTGCGGGTGAACGACGACCAGCATCAGTACGCGTGGACCGGGAGTGCGATCACTGGGGATCCGCGTCGGTATGGCCGGGTCTACATCTCTACCAACGGCCGCGGTATTCCGTACGGGGAGCCCTGTTCGAATGGGTGGTGA
- a CDS encoding beta-galactosidase has product MRWPAGVDGLCFGGDYNPEQWSPEVWREDVALMRQAGVNLVTVGVFSWSSLEPEPGRYEFGWLDEVLDLLHDNGIKVNLATPTASPPPWFSLAHPEALPVSSDGVRLTHGSRDTYCVCAPAYRKAAAGIATVLADRYAGHPALAMWHVHNEYGSYCYCDLAASAFRRWLQERYGELERLNAAWTTAFWSQGYSAWEQIQPPRKTQYLANPTHALDYRRFLSDELLAAYCEQRDILNERTPFVPVTTNFVFAPWAPVDHARWAEEVDLVALDHYPETADIGAEEQTAFCADLARGWAGGGPWLLMEQASSVLNEGGRMHTKEPGRMARLSLSHIARGSRGAMFFQWRASRGGSEMYHAAMVPHAGPDSRIFREVAELGALLPAIAEIDEGRPDADVAILWDAESWWALQAPILPSPRLDYLAAVRAMHRQFWRAGVGVDFVAPGTDLSRYRLVVVPSLYLTSDASADSLGEYVESGGHALVTYFSGIVDENVQVRLGGYPGAFTSLLGLRVDEFYPLADGEAVGLTGGGEGTIWSESVHLAGAEAITTYAEGPLAGMPAITRHPYGNGQAWYASTQLTDDAFAPLIAQALHEAGQPLPNHPAGVELIRRTSDTTQWLIAINHTNHPADLPANGLDLLTGKPIHTTLTLTPGTTAIIRTPHP; this is encoded by the coding sequence ATGCGTTGGCCCGCGGGAGTGGACGGTTTGTGCTTCGGCGGCGACTACAACCCGGAGCAGTGGTCGCCTGAGGTGTGGCGGGAGGATGTCGCGCTGATGCGTCAGGCCGGGGTGAACCTGGTGACGGTTGGCGTCTTCTCCTGGTCCAGCCTCGAGCCGGAGCCCGGGCGGTACGAGTTCGGCTGGCTGGACGAGGTGCTGGATCTCCTGCACGACAACGGGATCAAGGTCAACCTCGCGACGCCGACCGCCTCGCCGCCGCCTTGGTTCAGCCTCGCCCATCCCGAGGCTTTGCCGGTCTCCTCGGACGGTGTTCGTTTGACCCATGGCAGTCGCGATACCTACTGCGTTTGTGCTCCCGCTTATCGGAAGGCCGCGGCCGGGATCGCCACGGTTTTGGCCGATCGGTATGCGGGTCATCCGGCGCTCGCGATGTGGCACGTGCATAACGAATATGGGAGTTACTGCTACTGCGATTTGGCGGCGTCGGCGTTCCGGCGTTGGTTGCAGGAGCGGTACGGCGAGCTCGAACGGCTGAACGCTGCTTGGACGACCGCGTTTTGGAGTCAGGGGTATTCGGCCTGGGAGCAGATCCAGCCGCCACGGAAAACGCAGTACCTGGCGAATCCGACGCACGCGTTGGACTATCGCCGGTTTTTGTCGGACGAGTTGCTCGCCGCGTATTGCGAACAGCGCGACATCCTTAATGAACGCACGCCTTTTGTGCCGGTGACCACGAACTTCGTCTTTGCGCCGTGGGCGCCGGTCGACCATGCGCGTTGGGCCGAGGAGGTCGACCTGGTGGCGCTCGATCACTATCCCGAGACCGCCGATATCGGGGCTGAGGAGCAGACCGCGTTCTGCGCCGATTTGGCTCGCGGTTGGGCCGGGGGAGGGCCGTGGTTGTTGATGGAGCAGGCGTCGAGTGTGCTCAACGAAGGCGGGCGCATGCATACGAAGGAGCCTGGCCGGATGGCGCGGCTGAGCCTTTCGCATATCGCTCGCGGTTCGCGGGGTGCGATGTTCTTCCAGTGGCGGGCTTCGCGTGGTGGGTCGGAGATGTACCACGCGGCGATGGTCCCGCACGCGGGGCCGGACAGCCGGATCTTCCGCGAGGTGGCCGAGCTCGGCGCGCTGTTGCCGGCCATCGCGGAGATCGACGAGGGGCGACCTGACGCGGACGTGGCGATCCTGTGGGACGCGGAGTCGTGGTGGGCCTTGCAGGCGCCGATTCTGCCTTCACCGCGACTCGACTATCTGGCGGCCGTACGCGCGATGCACCGGCAGTTCTGGCGCGCGGGCGTTGGCGTCGACTTCGTTGCTCCTGGCACCGACCTGTCGCGCTACCGCCTCGTCGTCGTACCGAGTCTTTACCTGACCTCGGACGCCTCAGCTGACTCTCTGGGGGAGTACGTCGAGTCTGGCGGCCATGCGTTGGTCACGTACTTCAGTGGCATCGTCGACGAGAACGTCCAGGTCCGACTCGGCGGTTACCCAGGCGCCTTCACGTCGCTGCTCGGCCTCCGCGTCGACGAGTTCTACCCCTTGGCGGACGGTGAGGCGGTCGGTCTGACGGGTGGTGGTGAGGGGACGATCTGGAGCGAATCCGTCCACCTGGCTGGAGCCGAGGCGATCACCACGTACGCCGAAGGCCCGCTCGCCGGGATGCCGGCCATCACCCGCCATCCCTACGGCAACGGCCAAGCCTGGTACGCCTCCACCCAACTGACCGACGACGCCTTCGCACCCTTGATCGCCCAAGCCCTCCACGAAGCAGGCCAACCCCTCCCGAACCACCCCGCCGGCGTCGAACTAATCCGCCGTACCTCCGACACCACCCAATGGCTAATCGCCATCAACCACACCAACCACCCCGCCGACCTCCCCGCCAACGGCCTAGACCTGCTAACCGGCAAACCCATCCACACCACCCTCACCCTCACCCCCGGCACCACCGCCATAATCCGAACCCCCCACCCCTAA
- a CDS encoding LacI family DNA-binding transcriptional regulator has protein sequence MVTIADVARHAGVAPSTVSYVLSGKRSISGDTRDRVQASVRALGYRPNASARALASNRSNVLALVIPLRTGMHVPVLMQFATSVVTTARRYDHDVLLLTADEGPSGLERVAQSALVDALVVMDVELHDERVPVLRELPMPSVLIGFPAEAEGLTCIDLDFVNAGAECVDHLTDLGHRCIALLGTPSAVYERQTGFAHRTLAGFRSAAERRGVVGIETPCEHTFEAVLETVTQLLEDHPGLTGLVVQNEPIIGPLLDVLRRLGRRVPEDMSLMAICADDVAERQVPQLSSVAIPADEIGQQAVESLIAKLEGHEVPALTLFPPRLTPRASTRPAPRP, from the coding sequence GTGGTCACGATCGCCGATGTCGCCCGCCATGCCGGCGTCGCACCCAGCACGGTCTCCTATGTTCTCAGTGGAAAGCGGTCGATCTCGGGTGACACGCGCGACCGGGTGCAGGCCAGCGTGCGCGCCCTCGGCTACCGGCCCAACGCCAGCGCTCGTGCGCTCGCGTCGAACCGCTCCAACGTACTCGCGCTGGTCATCCCCTTGCGGACGGGGATGCACGTGCCGGTGCTGATGCAGTTCGCCACCTCGGTGGTGACGACCGCCCGACGCTACGACCACGACGTACTGCTGCTCACCGCGGACGAGGGGCCATCCGGTCTCGAGCGGGTCGCGCAAAGCGCATTGGTGGACGCGCTCGTAGTGATGGACGTCGAACTGCACGACGAGCGGGTGCCGGTCTTGCGCGAGCTGCCGATGCCTTCGGTGCTGATCGGATTCCCCGCCGAGGCGGAAGGTCTGACCTGTATCGACCTCGACTTCGTCAACGCCGGCGCGGAATGCGTCGACCACCTCACCGACCTCGGTCATCGCTGTATCGCCTTACTGGGTACGCCGTCGGCGGTCTACGAACGGCAAACCGGCTTCGCCCACCGGACCCTGGCCGGCTTCCGGTCCGCCGCGGAACGCCGTGGTGTCGTCGGCATCGAGACGCCTTGCGAGCACACCTTCGAAGCCGTGCTCGAGACTGTTACCCAATTGCTCGAGGATCACCCAGGCCTGACCGGTCTCGTAGTCCAGAACGAACCGATCATCGGCCCGCTGCTCGACGTACTCCGCCGCCTCGGCCGCCGCGTACCCGAAGACATGTCGCTGATGGCGATCTGCGCCGACGACGTCGCCGAACGCCAAGTCCCGCAGCTCTCCTCAGTCGCCATCCCCGCCGACGAAATCGGCCAGCAAGCCGTCGAAAGCCTCATCGCCAAACTCGAAGGCCACGAAGTCCCCGCCCTCACCCTCTTCCCCCCACGCCTAACCCCCCGCGCCAGCACCCGCCCCGCCCCCCGCCCCTAA
- a CDS encoding glycoside hydrolase family 12 protein → MRKSWKFPVGVLTVVVGLVATSLPAQAATFESSDKWATWSNGGYTVRNNVWGGGAGPQSIWANSYSQWGVWANHPNTGGVKSYPHSAKMINRRLSSIGSLTSSFNVSRPNSGAYTAAYDIWANNHTYEIMIWMNKQGAVGPIGSRQATATVGGHTWDIHRGSNGSNEVFSFVRTSNTNAGTVDIKAVMNWIRNRGWYGDVTVGDVQFGFEITSSSGGLNFTSNSFSISSS, encoded by the coding sequence ATGCGGAAGTCATGGAAGTTCCCGGTCGGCGTGCTCACGGTGGTCGTCGGCCTGGTGGCGACGAGTCTGCCGGCGCAGGCGGCGACGTTCGAGTCGTCCGACAAATGGGCCACCTGGTCCAATGGCGGCTACACCGTTCGCAACAACGTCTGGGGTGGCGGCGCCGGCCCGCAATCCATCTGGGCCAACTCGTACAGCCAATGGGGTGTCTGGGCGAACCACCCGAATACCGGTGGGGTGAAGTCCTATCCGCATTCGGCGAAGATGATCAATAGGCGGCTCAGTTCGATCGGCAGTCTGACCAGCAGTTTCAATGTCAGCCGCCCGAACAGCGGCGCATACACCGCGGCATATGACATCTGGGCCAACAACCACACCTACGAGATCATGATCTGGATGAACAAGCAGGGCGCGGTGGGCCCGATCGGCAGCAGGCAGGCGACCGCGACCGTCGGCGGTCACACCTGGGACATCCACCGGGGCTCGAACGGTTCGAACGAGGTCTTCTCCTTCGTGCGTACGTCGAACACCAACGCCGGCACGGTGGACATCAAGGCGGTGATGAACTGGATCAGAAACAGAGGCTGGTACGGCGACGTCACCGTCGGCGACGTGCAGTTCGGTTTCGAGATCACCTCGTCCAGCGGCGGTCTCAACTTCACCTCGAACAGCTTCTCGATCTCATCCAGCTGA
- a CDS encoding SH3 domain-containing protein, which produces MNRSKSLQNKATRRSLRGAAVLAAATALCATIGGAANAVTIAEPANAASAVATSWIGSNSGGANMRTCPNTGCARVLYLGNGSEVYMLCWTDAQTVSPPNSDYTSSRWFKIGLYYDNRTGYVHSSLVENQSSVGHC; this is translated from the coding sequence ATGAATCGCTCGAAATCCCTGCAGAATAAGGCAACCCGTCGCAGCCTGCGCGGAGCCGCCGTACTCGCCGCCGCGACCGCCCTCTGCGCCACCATCGGCGGCGCGGCCAACGCCGTCACCATCGCCGAACCGGCCAACGCCGCCAGCGCGGTGGCGACCAGCTGGATCGGCTCGAACTCCGGTGGCGCGAATATGCGTACCTGCCCGAATACCGGCTGCGCCCGGGTTCTCTACCTGGGCAACGGATCCGAGGTCTACATGCTGTGCTGGACCGACGCCCAGACGGTCAGCCCGCCGAACTCGGACTACACCTCCAGCCGGTGGTTCAAGATCGGCCTGTACTACGACAACCGGACCGGGTACGTCCACTCGTCGCTGGTGGAGAACCAGTCGAGCGTCGGCCACTGCTGA
- a CDS encoding SRPBCC family protein produces the protein MPNLFYAGPKLDVLHEEYAKKHRIDDAAGIKAVKETTIAAPVERVWQLLSDVANWDETLEPGVRDIQLANGVTVDGRFTRKKSGATMKAQFAVVEPLRELAWTGKAFGAKAVHRFVLEPVGDTETRVVTEESMAGPLFGLIFNTAKLEAVLDEALVTLKRAAESTPA, from the coding sequence ATGCCCAACCTGTTCTACGCCGGACCCAAGCTCGACGTGCTGCACGAGGAGTACGCGAAGAAGCACCGCATCGACGACGCGGCGGGCATCAAGGCGGTCAAGGAGACGACCATCGCGGCTCCGGTCGAGCGGGTTTGGCAGTTGCTCAGCGATGTGGCGAACTGGGACGAGACGCTCGAGCCGGGTGTGCGCGATATCCAGCTGGCGAACGGCGTGACGGTCGACGGCCGCTTCACCCGCAAGAAGAGTGGCGCCACGATGAAGGCGCAGTTCGCCGTCGTCGAGCCGCTGCGCGAGCTGGCCTGGACCGGCAAGGCCTTCGGCGCCAAGGCGGTGCACCGGTTCGTGCTGGAGCCGGTCGGCGACACCGAGACGCGTGTGGTGACAGAGGAGTCGATGGCCGGGCCGCTGTTCGGGCTCATCTTCAACACCGCGAAGCTCGAAGCCGTGCTCGACGAAGCCCTGGTCACGCTGAAGCGCGCCGCCGAGTCAACGCCGGCTTAG